The proteins below are encoded in one region of Sphingobium yanoikuyae:
- a CDS encoding TIM-barrel domain-containing protein produces the protein MIAKGFKARLAGIALGASCIAIAAPALAAPMALLDRNGSRVAIEPYAPNIVRVTIAMDPDLAQAAPGEGPNAKADASGWTHSSDASGDIFTSSAISLTIDAQPWPGAPTQMQRYFAPALPPVSLSVKDASGTVLTKMTGWEMAPVTVNGEKTFKVGASFDAPLDEHYYGLGQNQEGYMNLRGKQIDCSHSYDAPAGETVCVPFLVTNKGYGIVWDNPARTLVWPGLHNSTRFQSQVGERVSFFVITGKTTDDLYAGYAKLTGATPLPPKAGFGLIQSKARYESQKELLDVANGYRQRNLPLDIMVLDWFYWTRMGQLDIDRTYYPDPKGMNDQLNAMGMRSIISVWPRFEREGRYFEFLKSKGWFLKDKDGNPVDGLPMRSDRAGALIDSTNPQAREWFWGKLRDNIASQGFDWFWLDETEPDLVPDGYFYSIGSGDRYHNLFPLVHTSGVAEGSERDRPNFRNMILARAAYLGSQRNGGLFWSSDIKSTWEALDRQVPAGLNFTASGLAYWGSDIGGWQWPSGPKAQHPVLLDPAGMTAAGADYTDYPELFVRWFQYSVFTPTLRIHGQRPDTELWTYGKAAEPILADWLRLRYTLIPYIYALGRHTYDTGAPFMRGLFMDFPNDPKVSDIGDQYMFGPAFLVAPVTKQGQTKRSVYLPAGTAWYDYWTNQKYEGGQTIEVDAPINRMPLFVKAGSIVPMGVQVKSTAEKQALESIRVYPGADARFTLYDDDGTTNAYRKGGMKAELVWDDKAKTLTSKTKLPTGQAISGLVQIVGQ, from the coding sequence ATGATCGCAAAGGGCTTCAAGGCAAGACTGGCGGGGATCGCATTGGGTGCATCCTGCATCGCCATCGCCGCACCGGCGCTGGCCGCGCCGATGGCGCTGCTGGACCGCAATGGCAGCCGGGTCGCGATCGAACCCTATGCCCCCAATATCGTGCGCGTCACCATCGCGATGGACCCCGACCTGGCGCAGGCGGCACCGGGCGAAGGCCCCAATGCCAAGGCCGATGCCAGCGGCTGGACCCATAGCAGCGACGCGAGCGGCGACATCTTCACCTCCTCGGCGATTTCGCTGACGATCGATGCCCAGCCCTGGCCCGGCGCGCCGACCCAGATGCAGCGCTATTTCGCCCCGGCCCTGCCGCCGGTCAGCCTGTCGGTGAAGGATGCCAGCGGCACCGTCCTCACCAAGATGACCGGCTGGGAAATGGCGCCCGTGACCGTCAATGGCGAGAAGACCTTCAAGGTCGGCGCCAGCTTCGACGCGCCGCTGGACGAGCATTATTACGGCCTGGGCCAGAACCAGGAAGGCTATATGAATCTGCGCGGCAAGCAGATCGACTGTTCGCACAGCTATGACGCGCCGGCCGGCGAGACCGTCTGCGTCCCCTTCCTGGTCACCAACAAGGGCTATGGCATCGTCTGGGACAATCCGGCGCGCACTTTGGTGTGGCCGGGCCTGCACAATTCGACCCGCTTCCAGAGCCAGGTCGGCGAGCGCGTCTCCTTCTTCGTCATCACCGGCAAGACGACCGATGACCTCTATGCCGGCTATGCCAAGCTGACCGGCGCGACGCCGCTGCCGCCCAAGGCCGGTTTCGGCCTGATCCAGAGCAAGGCGCGCTACGAAAGCCAGAAGGAACTGCTCGACGTCGCCAATGGCTATCGCCAGCGCAATCTGCCGCTCGATATCATGGTGCTCGACTGGTTCTACTGGACCCGCATGGGCCAGCTCGACATCGACCGCACCTATTATCCCGACCCCAAGGGGATGAACGACCAGCTCAATGCCATGGGCATGCGGTCGATTATCAGCGTGTGGCCGCGGTTCGAGCGCGAAGGCCGCTATTTCGAGTTCCTCAAGTCCAAGGGCTGGTTCCTGAAGGACAAGGACGGCAATCCGGTCGACGGCCTGCCGATGCGGTCCGACCGGGCCGGCGCGCTGATCGACAGCACCAATCCGCAAGCGCGGGAATGGTTCTGGGGCAAGCTGCGCGACAATATCGCGAGCCAGGGCTTCGACTGGTTCTGGCTGGACGAGACCGAGCCGGATCTGGTGCCGGACGGCTATTTCTACTCGATCGGTTCGGGCGACCGCTATCATAACCTGTTCCCGCTGGTGCATACGTCGGGCGTGGCCGAAGGCTCGGAGCGCGACCGCCCCAATTTCCGCAACATGATCCTGGCGCGCGCCGCCTATCTGGGCTCGCAGCGCAATGGCGGCCTGTTCTGGTCGTCGGACATCAAGTCGACCTGGGAAGCGCTCGACCGGCAGGTGCCCGCCGGCCTCAACTTCACTGCGTCGGGCCTGGCCTATTGGGGTAGCGACATTGGCGGCTGGCAGTGGCCGAGCGGCCCGAAGGCGCAGCATCCGGTGCTGCTCGATCCGGCCGGCATGACGGCGGCGGGTGCGGACTATACCGATTATCCCGAACTGTTCGTGCGCTGGTTCCAATATAGCGTGTTCACGCCGACGCTGCGCATCCATGGCCAGCGCCCGGACACGGAATTGTGGACCTATGGCAAGGCGGCCGAGCCGATCCTGGCCGACTGGCTGCGCCTGCGCTACACGCTGATCCCCTATATCTATGCGCTGGGCCGCCACACCTATGACACCGGCGCGCCGTTCATGCGCGGCCTGTTCATGGACTTCCCAAACGATCCCAAGGTGTCGGACATCGGCGACCAATATATGTTCGGCCCCGCCTTCCTGGTCGCCCCGGTGACCAAGCAGGGCCAGACCAAGCGGTCGGTCTATCTGCCCGCCGGCACCGCCTGGTATGATTATTGGACCAACCAGAAATATGAGGGCGGCCAGACGATCGAGGTGGATGCGCCGATCAACCGCATGCCGCTGTTCGTGAAGGCCGGTTCTATCGTGCCGATGGGCGTGCAGGTGAAGAGCACGGCCGAGAAGCAGGCCTTGGAAAGCATCCGGGTTTATCCGGGTGCCGACGCGCGCTTCACCCTTTATGACGATGACGGCACGACCAATGCCTATCGCAAGGGCGGCATGAAGGCCGAGCTGGTCTGGGACGACAAGGCAAAGACGCTGACGAGCAAAACGAAGCTGCCCACCGGCCAGGCCATCAGCGGCCTGGTGCAGATCGTCGGTCAATAA
- a CDS encoding GH1 family beta-glucosidase codes for MTGINRRELGLGLGAAALGAGLAGSSSANAQAAAAAAGAPQGSLAFPSDFLWGCATASYQIEGAVNADGRGQTNWDVFSHTPGKVANGDTGDVACDSYNRYQDDIALLKALGVKAYRFSIAWSRIFPNGRGKPNAKGLDYYNRLVDGLLAAGITPHVTMFHWDLPHALPGGWQNRDTSYAFADYAGYTAGKLGDRVNHFMTVNELRCFTDLSYMTGGKAPGLKLPMKEVNQVRHHGVLAHGLGVQAIRAATKSGTQVGIADNPNIYVPAIETPEHIEAVKKAVREENAMFLTAIMEGRYIDSYLTAQGKDAPVVKEGDMKLIGAPIDFLSVNVYTGNTVRADDSAPSGYKILPHPGQAPRMPSPWLYVTPEVIYWGMRAISENWKPKGLYISENGCSADDKVAEDGKVYDTDRVMYLRNYLTHLQRATREGIPVKGYFVWSLMDNFEWEDGYTKLFGIHHVDFKTQKRTPKLSADWYRELVRTNKLV; via the coding sequence ATGACGGGTATCAATCGCCGCGAACTGGGCCTGGGCCTGGGTGCCGCCGCGCTGGGCGCGGGCCTGGCCGGCAGCAGCAGTGCGAACGCGCAGGCCGCAGCCGCGGCCGCCGGCGCGCCGCAGGGCAGCCTCGCCTTCCCCTCCGACTTCCTGTGGGGCTGTGCCACCGCATCCTATCAGATCGAGGGCGCCGTGAACGCCGATGGCCGCGGCCAGACCAACTGGGACGTGTTTTCCCACACGCCCGGCAAGGTCGCCAATGGCGACACCGGCGACGTCGCCTGCGACAGCTATAACCGCTATCAGGACGATATCGCTCTGCTGAAGGCGCTGGGCGTCAAGGCCTATCGCTTCTCGATCGCCTGGTCGCGCATCTTCCCCAATGGCCGGGGCAAGCCCAATGCCAAGGGGCTGGACTATTATAACCGTCTGGTCGACGGGCTGCTGGCGGCGGGCATCACCCCGCATGTCACCATGTTCCACTGGGATCTGCCCCATGCCCTGCCGGGCGGCTGGCAGAATCGCGACACCAGCTATGCTTTCGCCGACTATGCCGGCTATACCGCCGGCAAGCTGGGCGACCGCGTCAATCACTTCATGACGGTCAACGAACTGCGCTGCTTCACCGATCTCAGCTACATGACCGGCGGCAAGGCGCCGGGCCTGAAGCTGCCGATGAAGGAAGTCAATCAGGTGCGCCACCATGGCGTGCTGGCCCATGGCCTGGGCGTACAGGCGATCCGCGCCGCGACCAAGTCGGGCACGCAGGTCGGCATTGCCGACAATCCCAACATCTATGTCCCCGCGATTGAGACGCCCGAGCATATCGAGGCGGTGAAGAAGGCCGTGCGCGAAGAGAACGCCATGTTCCTGACCGCGATCATGGAAGGTCGCTATATCGACAGCTACCTGACTGCGCAGGGCAAGGATGCGCCGGTGGTCAAGGAAGGCGACATGAAGCTGATCGGCGCGCCGATCGATTTCCTGTCGGTCAATGTCTATACCGGCAACACCGTCCGCGCCGACGACAGTGCGCCGTCGGGCTACAAGATCCTGCCCCATCCGGGCCAGGCGCCGCGCATGCCCTCCCCCTGGCTCTATGTCACGCCCGAGGTCATCTATTGGGGGATGCGCGCGATCAGCGAGAACTGGAAGCCCAAGGGCCTCTACATTTCCGAAAATGGCTGCTCGGCGGACGACAAGGTGGCCGAAGACGGCAAGGTCTATGACACCGACCGCGTCATGTATCTGCGCAATTACCTCACCCACCTGCAGCGCGCGACCCGCGAGGGCATTCCGGTGAAGGGCTATTTCGTCTGGAGCCTGATGGACAATTTCGAGTGGGAAGACGGCTATACCAAGCTGTTCGGCATCCACCATGTCGACTTCAAGACCCAGAAGCGCACGCCCAAGCTCAGCGCCGACTGGTATCGCGAACTGGTGCGCACCAACAAGCTGGTGTGA
- a CDS encoding M28 family metallopeptidase, whose protein sequence is MTMSPLSRASRAAWRTLACAGLLSASALAVAATTAPQFDVARIVNDIKILASDEFEGRGPATRAETKTIDYIAKQMAAAGLKPAGDKGTWFQDVPLRMSNITGTPSLSMTVGGAAQPLTQGTEIAVRAAETGQSAVKFANLPLVFVGYGVKAPERGWDDFKGVDLKGKIMVVLVNDPDFEGGEGDFGGKLMTYYGRWTYKYEEAARQGAAGVLVVHESEPASYGWATVKNSNTNTMFDIVRADPKSAHTQMEGWIQKDLAAKLLAASGVDFEAAKAAARKKDFKPIALKATMSADYAVKSEIITSHNVAGILPGSKYPDETVIYSAHWDHLGIGAPDAKGDTIYNGARDNASGTAALLELARAYAKGPKPERSVLFLAVTAEEKGLLGSEYYADNPLRPLATTAGVINMDGPFAAEKTVNFSISGAAKLDLLTLLTQEGEKLGRHYTPDARPEAGSFYRSDHFPMAKRGVPAISFNPGRELVNGGAARGKELGDIYTRDRYHQPADQYDDSWNTSSWEGDMTLLYNVGRRVADGHDWPNWSSDSEFRAARDASQAQRK, encoded by the coding sequence ATGACGATGTCGCCGCTGTCCCGTGCCTCCCGCGCCGCCTGGCGGACGCTGGCCTGTGCCGGGCTGCTGTCCGCTTCCGCCCTGGCCGTGGCGGCCACGACCGCGCCGCAGTTCGACGTCGCGCGCATCGTCAACGACATCAAGATCCTGGCCAGCGACGAGTTTGAAGGCCGTGGCCCGGCGACCCGCGCCGAAACCAAGACGATCGACTATATCGCCAAGCAGATGGCGGCGGCCGGGCTGAAGCCCGCCGGCGACAAGGGCACATGGTTCCAGGACGTGCCGCTGCGCATGTCGAACATCACCGGCACGCCCAGCCTGTCGATGACCGTGGGCGGCGCGGCCCAGCCGCTGACCCAGGGCACGGAAATCGCCGTGCGCGCGGCCGAGACCGGCCAGTCGGCGGTCAAGTTCGCCAACCTGCCGCTGGTCTTCGTCGGCTATGGCGTGAAAGCGCCCGAACGCGGCTGGGACGATTTCAAGGGCGTGGACCTTAAAGGCAAGATCATGGTCGTGCTGGTCAACGACCCCGATTTCGAGGGCGGCGAAGGCGATTTCGGCGGCAAGCTGATGACCTATTATGGCCGCTGGACCTACAAGTACGAAGAAGCCGCGCGCCAGGGCGCGGCCGGCGTGCTGGTGGTGCATGAAAGCGAGCCGGCCTCCTATGGCTGGGCGACGGTCAAGAACAGCAACACCAACACCATGTTCGACATCGTCCGCGCCGATCCCAAGAGCGCGCACACCCAGATGGAAGGCTGGATCCAGAAGGATCTGGCGGCCAAGCTGCTGGCCGCGTCGGGCGTCGATTTCGAGGCAGCCAAGGCGGCCGCGCGCAAGAAGGACTTCAAGCCCATAGCGCTGAAGGCAACGATGAGCGCCGACTATGCGGTGAAGTCGGAAATCATCACCTCGCACAATGTCGCGGGCATCCTACCGGGCAGCAAATATCCCGACGAGACCGTCATCTATTCGGCGCACTGGGACCATCTGGGTATCGGCGCGCCGGACGCGAAGGGCGACACCATCTATAATGGCGCGCGCGACAATGCGTCGGGCACCGCCGCCCTGCTGGAACTGGCCCGCGCCTATGCCAAGGGCCCCAAGCCCGAGCGCAGCGTGCTGTTCCTGGCGGTGACGGCCGAGGAGAAGGGCCTGCTGGGGTCGGAATATTATGCCGACAATCCGTTGCGCCCGCTGGCGACCACGGCCGGCGTCATCAACATGGACGGCCCCTTCGCCGCCGAGAAGACGGTCAACTTCTCCATCTCCGGCGCGGCGAAACTGGACCTGCTGACCCTACTGACGCAGGAAGGCGAGAAGCTGGGCCGCCATTACACGCCGGATGCGCGCCCCGAAGCGGGCAGCTTCTACCGGTCCGATCATTTCCCGATGGCCAAGCGCGGCGTGCCTGCCATCTCGTTCAATCCGGGCCGCGAACTGGTGAATGGCGGCGCGGCGCGCGGCAAGGAACTGGGCGATATCTATACCCGCGATCGCTATCACCAGCCGGCCGACCAGTATGACGACAGCTGGAACACCAGCAGCTGGGAAGGCGACATGACCCTGCTCTACAATGTCGGTCGCCGCGTGGCCGACGGCCATGACTGGCCCAACTGGTCGAGCGACAGCGAATTCCGTGCGGCCCGCGACGCCAGCCAGGCGCAGCGCAAGTAA
- a CDS encoding Lrp/AsnC family transcriptional regulator encodes MIELDHFERKILRELQRDASQTTAEIADKVGLTPSPCWRRIDRLEKEGLIRKRVALLDRRKVGLNAQVFAQVKLNAHGRANLDEFSAAIGGFPEVLEAFVLLGTMDFMLRIVAKDIEAYERFFFERLSKLPGVQEINSTVALSEIKSTHELPI; translated from the coding sequence ATGATCGAACTCGACCATTTCGAGCGGAAGATTCTCCGCGAATTGCAGCGCGATGCCAGCCAGACCACGGCGGAGATCGCGGACAAGGTCGGGCTGACCCCGTCGCCCTGCTGGCGCCGCATCGACCGGCTGGAAAAGGAAGGGCTGATCCGCAAGCGGGTGGCCTTGCTCGACCGGCGCAAGGTCGGCCTCAATGCCCAGGTCTTCGCCCAGGTAAAGCTCAACGCCCATGGCCGCGCCAATCTGGACGAATTCAGCGCCGCGATCGGCGGCTTTCCCGAAGTGCTGGAGGCGTTCGTGCTGCTCGGCACGATGGATTTCATGCTGCGCATCGTGGCCAAGGATATCGAGGCCTATGAACGCTTCTTCTTCGAACGGCTGAGCAAGCTGCCCGGCGTCCAGGAAATCAACTCGACGGTCGCCCTGTCGGAAATCAAGTCGACCCACGAACTGCCGATATGA
- a CDS encoding Leu/Phe/Val dehydrogenase translates to MVSRPARLNPPMQSVRLLDPASGLDGVIAIHSTAIGPGAGGCRFWHYADIGAALDDACRLAEGMSYKNAMAGLPFGGAKAVLRRPEGEFDRVALFQAFGRAVEELGGTYVTAEDVGTSVADMQAVASQTRHVAGLDVAEGAAGGDPSPWTALGVFEAMQAAARQSLGAELSDLTVAVQGTGNVGAALCRRLADAGARLVIADIDPRRRNTLAAVLNANVVDVADIAAVEADIFAPCALGGALDPQSVAAMQARLVCGAANNQLATPDVAELLRSRGIVYVPDYVANAGGIISVSAEYLGEDRASVAARVDQIGGRVAQILDQAKREERSPALVADEMAEAIIGEAERQAA, encoded by the coding sequence ATGGTTTCCCGTCCTGCCCGCCTGAACCCGCCGATGCAGTCGGTGCGGCTGCTTGATCCCGCCAGCGGGCTGGACGGCGTGATTGCCATCCACAGCACCGCGATCGGGCCGGGCGCCGGTGGCTGCCGCTTCTGGCATTATGCCGACATCGGCGCGGCGCTGGACGATGCCTGCCGCCTGGCCGAGGGCATGAGCTACAAGAATGCCATGGCCGGCCTGCCCTTCGGCGGCGCCAAGGCGGTGCTGCGCCGGCCCGAAGGCGAGTTCGACCGGGTCGCGCTGTTCCAGGCGTTCGGCCGCGCGGTCGAGGAACTGGGTGGCACCTATGTCACGGCCGAGGATGTCGGCACCAGCGTCGCCGACATGCAGGCGGTCGCCAGCCAGACCCGTCATGTTGCCGGGCTGGACGTAGCCGAGGGCGCGGCCGGTGGCGATCCGTCGCCCTGGACCGCGCTGGGCGTGTTCGAGGCGATGCAGGCGGCCGCGCGCCAGTCTCTGGGCGCAGAACTGTCCGACCTGACGGTCGCGGTGCAGGGCACCGGCAATGTCGGCGCGGCGCTGTGCCGTCGCCTGGCCGATGCCGGCGCCCGACTGGTGATCGCCGACATCGATCCGCGCCGCCGCAACACGCTGGCCGCCGTGCTGAACGCGAATGTGGTGGACGTGGCCGACATCGCCGCGGTCGAGGCGGACATCTTTGCCCCCTGCGCCCTGGGCGGCGCTCTGGATCCGCAGAGTGTGGCGGCGATGCAGGCGCGCCTGGTCTGCGGCGCAGCCAACAACCAGCTGGCGACGCCCGATGTGGCGGAGCTGCTGCGGTCGCGCGGCATCGTCTATGTGCCCGACTATGTCGCCAATGCCGGCGGCATCATCAGCGTGTCGGCCGAATATCTGGGCGAGGACCGCGCCAGCGTTGCTGCCCGCGTCGACCAGATCGGCGGCCGGGTCGCCCAGATACTTGACCAGGCCAAGCGCGAGGAGCGCTCCCCCGCACTGGTCGCCGACGAAATGGCCGAGGCCATCATCGGCGAGGCCGAACGCCAGGCGGCGTGA
- a CDS encoding MFS transporter, with amino-acid sequence MNEMGLETGATTSDGRPRQGFWGLWNISFGFFGIQIGFALQNANMSRIFQSLGENLDNLALLWIAAPLTGLLVQPVIGHYSDRTWCRLGRRRPYFFAGALFAALALFGMPNAPGLMAAALMLWILDASLNVSMEPFRAFVGDMLAKEQHMAGYAIQTAFIGTGAVIGSSTPWLLDQMGVSNVAPAGMIPDTVRISFYIGGAALFLAVLWTVLTTREYSPEQMARFAQASEAANREEAPPVPAGGPLWIVAGLAIIAAVWGWALEKELYLLGGLLAAYGIARIVARGLHAQGRTDNLLSHVVGNFATMPAMMKKLALVQFFTWSALFIMWIYTTPVVAQYVFGSADPTSAAYNEGGNWVGILFATYNGVAAFAAPFLLQPLARRIGQARTHALALTLGALGFLSFLVLRDAQALLLSEVAIGIAWASTLAMPYAMLASSVPQTKLGIYMGLFNAFVVIPQLLVATVMGTIMRHFFPTEPIWTMAFAGAVMLLAALATLRCRD; translated from the coding sequence ATGAATGAGATGGGGCTGGAAACGGGCGCGACGACGTCCGATGGCCGGCCGCGCCAGGGCTTCTGGGGGCTGTGGAATATCAGCTTCGGCTTCTTCGGCATCCAGATCGGCTTCGCGCTGCAGAACGCCAACATGTCGCGCATCTTCCAGTCGCTGGGGGAAAATCTCGACAATCTCGCCTTGCTGTGGATCGCTGCGCCGCTGACCGGCCTGCTGGTCCAGCCGGTGATCGGCCATTATAGCGATCGCACCTGGTGCCGCCTCGGCCGCCGTCGGCCCTATTTCTTCGCCGGTGCGCTGTTCGCGGCACTCGCTTTGTTCGGCATGCCCAATGCGCCCGGCCTGATGGCCGCCGCGCTGATGCTCTGGATTCTCGACGCCTCGCTCAACGTCTCGATGGAGCCGTTCCGCGCCTTTGTCGGCGACATGCTGGCGAAGGAACAGCATATGGCCGGCTATGCGATCCAGACCGCCTTCATCGGCACCGGCGCGGTGATCGGCTCCTCCACCCCCTGGCTGCTCGACCAGATGGGCGTCTCCAATGTCGCGCCCGCCGGCATGATCCCCGACACGGTGCGCATCAGCTTCTATATCGGTGGCGCTGCGCTGTTCCTCGCCGTGCTCTGGACCGTGCTCACCACCCGCGAATATTCGCCCGAGCAGATGGCCCGCTTTGCCCAGGCCAGCGAAGCGGCAAACCGGGAGGAGGCGCCGCCGGTCCCCGCCGGTGGTCCGCTCTGGATCGTCGCTGGCCTTGCCATCATCGCCGCCGTTTGGGGCTGGGCGCTGGAAAAGGAGCTGTATCTGCTGGGCGGGCTGCTTGCGGCCTATGGCATCGCCCGCATCGTCGCGCGTGGCCTCCATGCGCAGGGGCGGACCGACAATCTGCTCAGCCATGTGGTCGGCAATTTCGCGACCATGCCGGCGATGATGAAGAAGCTGGCGCTGGTCCAGTTCTTCACCTGGTCGGCGCTGTTCATCATGTGGATCTATACCACGCCGGTGGTCGCCCAATATGTCTTCGGATCGGCCGACCCGACCAGCGCGGCCTATAATGAAGGGGGCAATTGGGTCGGCATTCTGTTTGCCACCTATAATGGCGTCGCTGCCTTCGCCGCGCCCTTCCTGCTCCAGCCGCTCGCCCGCCGCATCGGCCAGGCCCGGACCCATGCGCTGGCGCTCACGCTTGGCGCGCTCGGCTTCCTGTCCTTCCTGGTCCTGCGCGATGCACAGGCGCTGCTACTGTCGGAAGTGGCGATCGGCATCGCCTGGGCCTCGACCCTTGCCATGCCCTATGCGATGCTCGCCTCCAGCGTGCCGCAGACCAAGCTCGGCATCTATATGGGGCTGTTCAACGCCTTCGTTGTCATCCCGCAATTGCTGGTGGCGACGGTGATGGGCACGATCATGCGCCATTTCTTCCCGACCGAACCGATCTGGACCATGGCCTTTGCCGGCGCCGTCATGCTGCTGGCGGCGCTTGCCACCCTGCGCTGCCGGGACTGA
- a CDS encoding glycoside hydrolase family 97 protein, translated as MTRLTALTLPLIALALAPTAARADVVARASSPDGHITLTISLDGEGRPSYAVQRNGKPLIADSRLGFLFTDAPKIERNLTLADAKQTSSDTSWTQPWGEWTTIRDHHNELKLSFREKGDLQREMDVTFRLFDDGVAFRYSLPDQANLHHANIAEELTQFAFAQGGTAWWKPAYEWNREEYLYNRTPLDAVGTAQTVMTVKLADGTHVALHEAALVDYAGMNLARAEGNTFRADLTPGAGAPKVSRDAGFSTPWRTIAVADDAAGLYMNHMILNLNEPNKLGDVSSWIKPGKFVGVWWNMIKGEWSWARGPKHGATTANVRRYIDFAAASGIPAVLVEGWNVGWDGNWFGNGNEMNFSQPTEDFDADGLAAYAKSKGVTLIGHHETGGSASHYDGQLDSAFKWAADHGEQVVKTGYVTDAGQIERVDADGAKHREWHEGQWMVNHYLRVVQTAAKYHVSIDSHEPVKDTGLRRTYPNWVAREGGRGMEYNAWVGGKNPPEHEANLVFTQLLGGPMDFTPGVLSLSGSEGSTIHSTIAKQLALYVVLYSPVVMAADTPENYAKYPGPFQFIKDVPTDWSDTRALNGEVGDYVTIARKGKGSDDWYLGAVGDEQARSSKVTLDFLDAGRSYTAEIYRDGPGADYRTEARHAIVIEKKQVKKGDVLSLDLAPGGGQAIRFVASGGKRKR; from the coding sequence ATGACGCGACTGACCGCGCTCACCTTGCCTCTCATCGCCCTGGCGCTCGCGCCTACCGCCGCGCGCGCCGATGTGGTGGCCAGGGCATCCTCACCCGACGGCCATATCACCCTCACCATCAGCCTCGATGGCGAGGGGCGCCCCAGCTATGCCGTGCAGCGCAACGGCAAGCCGCTGATCGCCGATTCCCGCCTCGGCTTCCTGTTCACCGACGCCCCCAAGATCGAACGCAACCTGACGCTGGCCGATGCCAAGCAGACCAGCAGCGACACCAGCTGGACCCAGCCCTGGGGTGAATGGACCACCATCCGCGACCATCATAATGAGCTGAAGCTCAGTTTCCGCGAGAAGGGCGATCTCCAGCGCGAAATGGACGTGACCTTCCGCCTGTTCGATGACGGCGTCGCCTTCCGCTACAGCCTGCCCGACCAGGCCAATCTCCATCACGCCAACATTGCCGAGGAACTGACCCAGTTCGCCTTCGCGCAGGGCGGCACGGCCTGGTGGAAGCCCGCTTATGAGTGGAATCGCGAGGAATATCTCTACAACCGCACCCCGCTCGACGCGGTCGGCACCGCTCAGACGGTGATGACGGTCAAGCTCGCCGACGGCACCCATGTCGCCCTGCATGAGGCCGCGCTGGTCGATTATGCCGGCATGAATCTCGCCCGTGCCGAGGGCAACACGTTCCGCGCCGATCTGACACCGGGGGCGGGCGCGCCCAAGGTGTCGCGCGACGCCGGCTTCTCCACCCCCTGGCGCACCATCGCCGTCGCCGACGATGCCGCCGGCCTCTACATGAACCACATGATCCTGAACTTGAACGAGCCGAACAAGCTCGGCGACGTTTCAAGCTGGATCAAGCCGGGCAAGTTCGTCGGCGTCTGGTGGAACATGATCAAGGGCGAATGGAGCTGGGCGCGCGGTCCCAAACATGGCGCCACCACCGCCAATGTCCGCCGCTATATCGATTTCGCCGCTGCCAGCGGCATCCCCGCCGTGCTGGTCGAGGGCTGGAATGTCGGCTGGGACGGCAACTGGTTCGGCAACGGCAATGAAATGAACTTCTCGCAGCCGACCGAGGATTTCGACGCTGACGGCCTTGCCGCCTATGCGAAATCCAAGGGCGTCACCCTGATCGGCCATCATGAAACCGGCGGTTCGGCCAGCCATTATGACGGCCAGCTCGACAGCGCCTTCAAATGGGCGGCCGACCATGGCGAGCAGGTGGTGAAGACCGGCTATGTCACCGACGCCGGCCAGATCGAGCGGGTCGACGCCGATGGCGCGAAGCATCGCGAATGGCATGAAGGCCAGTGGATGGTGAACCATTATCTGCGCGTCGTGCAGACCGCCGCCAAATATCATGTCAGCATCGACAGCCATGAACCGGTCAAGGACACGGGCCTCCGCCGCACCTATCCCAACTGGGTCGCGCGCGAAGGCGGCCGGGGCATGGAATATAATGCCTGGGTCGGCGGCAAGAACCCGCCCGAGCATGAGGCGAACCTGGTCTTCACCCAGTTGCTGGGCGGCCCGATGGACTTCACCCCCGGCGTGCTCAGCCTGTCGGGTTCGGAAGGCAGCACCATCCACTCGACCATCGCCAAGCAGCTCGCCCTCTATGTCGTCCTCTATTCGCCGGTGGTGATGGCGGCCGACACGCCGGAAAATTACGCCAAATATCCCGGCCCCTTCCAGTTCATCAAGGATGTGCCGACCGACTGGTCCGACACCCGCGCCCTGAATGGCGAGGTTGGCGACTATGTCACCATCGCGCGCAAGGGGAAGGGCAGCGACGACTGGTATCTGGGCGCGGTCGGCGATGAACAGGCGCGCTCGTCCAAGGTCACGCTCGACTTCCTCGATGCCGGCCGCAGCTACACCGCCGAAATCTACCGCGACGGCCCCGGCGCCGACTATCGCACCGAGGCACGCCACGCGATCGTGATCGAAAAGAAGCAGGTGAAGAAGGGCGATGTCCTCAGCCTCGACCTGGCGCCGGGTGGCGGCCAGGCGATCCGCTTCGTCGCCAGCGGCGGCAAGCGCAAGCGGTGA